The Nocardioides sp. S5 genome includes a window with the following:
- a CDS encoding MFS transporter encodes MPDADTRPTRTAAVPFGLLLVAVVLVSLNLRAGASSPGPVLEELRAGLGMTAGVAGAMTGLPGLCFGLVGALAVGFARRVGMTAAVAVGLAAAGVGLLLRVTTDSVPLFLVLTVLALAGMAVCNVIVPGWIKAHGHAVVLMTVYGTGLVVGATLGSLATAPVTEATGSWRAGLGMWGLVLLVAAPLWGWLALRERRSPAEHRVSSGPAPSGRIAHSRTAVALTVLFGIQSMHAYVQFGWLPQIYRDAGMSASSAGALQALLSGVGILGALAMPTVIARDRGLHAWMVSFGVMLFLGYAGLLVAPATVPWLWALALGFSGLAFPTAIALITARTRHPSVTAQLSGFVQPIGYALAAVGPFAVGLLHDATGDWQLVLVLLALTSVPLTLAGLRVASPAYVDDEI; translated from the coding sequence GTGCCCGACGCTGACACCCGCCCCACCCGCACCGCCGCCGTCCCCTTCGGGCTCCTCCTCGTCGCCGTCGTCCTCGTCTCGCTCAACCTGCGCGCCGGCGCGTCCTCGCCCGGACCGGTCCTGGAGGAGCTGCGCGCGGGCCTGGGCATGACCGCCGGCGTGGCCGGGGCGATGACCGGCCTGCCGGGCCTGTGCTTCGGCCTGGTCGGGGCGCTGGCCGTCGGGTTCGCGCGCCGGGTCGGCATGACCGCGGCCGTCGCGGTCGGCCTCGCCGCCGCCGGGGTCGGCCTGTTGCTGCGGGTGACGACCGACAGCGTGCCGCTCTTTCTCGTCCTCACCGTGCTGGCACTGGCCGGCATGGCGGTGTGCAACGTGATCGTCCCGGGGTGGATCAAGGCCCACGGGCACGCCGTGGTGCTGATGACCGTCTACGGCACCGGCCTCGTCGTCGGCGCCACCCTCGGCTCGCTCGCCACCGCGCCGGTGACCGAGGCGACCGGCTCCTGGCGTGCCGGGCTGGGCATGTGGGGGCTGGTCCTGCTGGTGGCGGCCCCGCTGTGGGGGTGGTTGGCCCTGCGCGAGCGGCGCTCCCCTGCCGAGCACCGCGTCAGCAGCGGTCCCGCCCCGAGCGGGCGGATCGCCCACTCGCGCACCGCGGTCGCGTTGACCGTGCTCTTCGGCATCCAGTCGATGCACGCCTACGTCCAGTTCGGCTGGCTGCCCCAGATCTACCGCGACGCGGGCATGTCCGCCTCCTCCGCGGGCGCCCTGCAGGCGCTGCTGTCGGGGGTCGGCATCCTCGGCGCCCTGGCCATGCCGACGGTGATCGCCCGGGACCGCGGGCTGCACGCCTGGATGGTGTCCTTCGGCGTCATGCTCTTCCTGGGGTACGCCGGGCTGCTCGTCGCCCCGGCCACCGTCCCGTGGCTGTGGGCGCTGGCCCTCGGCTTCTCCGGCCTGGCCTTCCCGACCGCGATCGCCCTGATCACCGCGCGCACCCGCCACCCGTCCGTCACCGCGCAGCTCTCCGGATTCGTGCAGCCCATCGGCTACGCGCTCGCCGCGGTCGGCCCCTTCGCGGTCGGGCTGCTCCACGACGCGACGGGCGACTGGCAGCTGGTGCTCGTGCTGCTCGCGCTGACCTCGGTGCCGCTGACCCTCGCCGGACTGCGCGTGGCGAGCCCGGCGTACGTCGACGACGAGATCTGA
- a CDS encoding serine hydrolase domain-containing protein encodes MATHIDGSGIDRVLADAVSDGAVPHVAAIVADRDGVLYEGGAGIRIAGESDDPVGTSTHFRIMSMTKMVCTVAALQQKERGELDFDAPVEEYVPDFADVKVLEGFDGDEPILVEPRTKATVHHLVTHTSGLGYWFWNDQLVKYEAATGVPNVVPGSMAAFGAPMTAHPGEKYVYGINTDWLGRVVEAVAGKKLDAVIDEGIAGPLGMSSTTFHPDQTQMDNAVTVHVKGEDGTWASAGNILNPEPDWWAGGHGLFSTPRDYIRFEQALLRGGELNGMRILDEATVDAAFTNQIGDLDFPAEIPTADPPITDTMYAGPGHKWGYGLLLNSHDIPGRRRAGTGSWAGLFNTHFFIDRTTGICASIYTNSLPFITRHEAWKLYGDFEEAVYAAL; translated from the coding sequence ATGGCCACACACATCGACGGATCCGGGATCGACCGCGTGCTCGCCGACGCCGTGTCGGACGGCGCAGTGCCGCACGTCGCAGCGATCGTCGCCGACCGCGACGGCGTCCTTTACGAGGGCGGCGCCGGGATCCGCATAGCGGGAGAGTCTGATGACCCGGTCGGCACCTCCACCCACTTCCGCATCATGTCGATGACCAAGATGGTCTGCACCGTCGCTGCGCTGCAGCAGAAGGAACGTGGCGAGCTCGACTTCGACGCTCCGGTGGAGGAGTACGTCCCGGACTTCGCCGACGTCAAGGTGCTCGAGGGGTTCGACGGGGACGAGCCCATCCTGGTCGAGCCGCGCACGAAGGCCACGGTTCACCACCTCGTGACGCACACCTCTGGCCTGGGGTACTGGTTCTGGAACGACCAGCTCGTGAAGTACGAAGCGGCGACTGGCGTCCCGAACGTCGTACCCGGGTCGATGGCCGCCTTCGGTGCGCCCATGACGGCGCACCCCGGGGAGAAGTACGTGTACGGCATCAACACCGACTGGCTCGGCCGCGTCGTGGAGGCCGTCGCCGGCAAGAAGCTGGACGCAGTCATTGACGAGGGCATCGCTGGCCCGCTCGGCATGAGCAGCACCACATTTCACCCGGACCAGACGCAGATGGACAACGCCGTCACCGTCCACGTGAAGGGCGAGGACGGCACATGGGCGTCTGCTGGCAACATCCTCAACCCCGAACCCGACTGGTGGGCGGGCGGCCACGGCCTCTTCTCCACCCCCCGCGACTACATCCGCTTCGAGCAGGCGCTCCTGCGAGGTGGCGAGCTCAACGGCATGCGCATCCTGGACGAAGCCACGGTCGACGCCGCCTTCACCAACCAAATCGGCGACCTCGACTTCCCCGCCGAGATCCCGACTGCCGACCCGCCGATCACCGACACGATGTATGCCGGACCCGGCCACAAATGGGGCTACGGACTCCTGCTCAACAGCCACGACATCCCTGGCCGCCGCCGCGCCGGCACCGGGTCGTGGGCAGGGCTCTTCAACACCCACTTCTTCATCGACCGCACGACCGGTATCTGCGCCTCGATCTACACCAACTCGCTGCCCTTCATCACGCGTCACGAGGCCTGGAAGCTCTACGGAGACTTTGAGGAGGCGGTGTACGCCGCGCTCTGA
- a CDS encoding alpha/beta fold hydrolase gives MTRLAPDTVVLHGHELSYVDSGEGPAVLFIHGILGSQRQWAHLVDEVDEDHRVVVPDLFGHGASAKPTGDYSLSSHAATLRDLLDHLGIDRVTLVGHSLGGGIAMQFYYLFPERVDRLVLVSSGGLGREVNLVLRSATLPGAEQVLSVIASAPVLDKVEAVGRSAQKVGWKPGADIGAIWRGFTSLGDRQSRRAFLATTRAVIDFGGQSISAHDHLGAVTPPPTLIVWGSKDRMIPAWHALSAQRAVPGCRVELFEGAGHFPHLDDPDRFARVLREFMSADG, from the coding sequence ATGACCCGACTGGCGCCGGACACGGTCGTGCTCCACGGCCACGAGCTCTCGTACGTCGACAGCGGCGAGGGTCCCGCTGTCCTCTTCATCCACGGCATCCTCGGCTCGCAGCGGCAGTGGGCCCACCTGGTCGACGAGGTCGACGAGGACCACCGCGTGGTGGTGCCGGACCTCTTCGGCCACGGCGCCTCGGCGAAGCCGACCGGCGACTACTCGCTGAGCTCGCACGCCGCCACGCTGCGCGACCTGCTCGACCACCTCGGCATCGACCGCGTCACCCTCGTCGGGCACTCGCTCGGCGGCGGGATCGCGATGCAGTTCTACTACCTCTTCCCCGAGCGGGTGGACCGCCTGGTGCTCGTCTCGAGCGGCGGCCTCGGGCGCGAGGTCAACCTCGTGCTGCGCTCGGCGACCCTCCCCGGCGCCGAGCAGGTGCTGAGCGTGATCGCGTCGGCGCCGGTGCTCGACAAGGTGGAGGCGGTGGGCCGCAGCGCGCAGAAGGTCGGCTGGAAGCCGGGCGCCGACATCGGCGCGATCTGGCGCGGCTTCACCTCCCTCGGCGACCGCCAGAGCCGCCGCGCCTTCCTGGCCACCACCCGCGCGGTGATCGACTTCGGTGGGCAGAGCATCAGCGCCCACGACCACCTCGGCGCGGTGACCCCGCCGCCGACGCTGATCGTGTGGGGGTCGAAGGACCGGATGATCCCCGCCTGGCACGCGCTCAGCGCGCAGCGGGCCGTGCCGGGCTGCCGGGTCGAGCTGTTCGAGGGGGCCGGGCACTTCCCGCACCTCGACGACCCCGACCGCTTCGCGCGGGTGCTGCGGGAGTTCATGTCAGCCGACGGCTGA
- a CDS encoding pseudouridine-5'-phosphate glycosidase, with protein MNLTVTDEVRDALASGQPVVALESTIISHGMPYPQNVEMARTVENIVREGGAVPATIAVLRGRPTIGLSADDLELLASDDSVIKVSIRDLPYVVSRGLHGATTVASTMRLAALAGIGVFVTGGLGGVHRGAETTYDVSADLTELSTTSVAVVCAGVKSILDIGLTLEKLETLGVPVVGYGTDDFPSFFSRWSGFAAPMRLDSPADVAALMRAKWDLGLAGGVVVANPIPEESEIPAEDIGAIIDRALADMDALGIRGKDATPYLLGRIVEITEGSSLTANIALVEHNARLGAAIAREYAAG; from the coding sequence TTGAACCTGACCGTCACCGACGAGGTCCGCGACGCACTCGCGTCCGGGCAGCCCGTCGTCGCGCTGGAGAGCACCATCATCAGCCACGGCATGCCCTACCCGCAGAACGTCGAGATGGCCCGCACCGTCGAGAACATCGTCCGCGAGGGCGGGGCCGTCCCCGCGACGATCGCCGTCCTGCGCGGTCGGCCCACCATCGGGCTGTCCGCCGACGACCTCGAGCTCCTCGCCTCCGACGACTCGGTCATCAAGGTCTCCATCCGCGACCTGCCCTACGTCGTCTCGCGCGGCCTGCACGGCGCGACGACCGTCGCCTCGACGATGCGGCTCGCGGCCCTGGCCGGCATCGGCGTCTTCGTCACCGGCGGGCTGGGCGGGGTGCACCGCGGCGCGGAGACGACGTACGACGTCTCGGCCGACCTCACCGAGCTCTCCACCACGTCGGTGGCCGTGGTCTGCGCCGGTGTGAAGAGCATCCTCGACATCGGGCTCACACTGGAGAAGCTCGAGACCCTCGGCGTGCCGGTGGTCGGCTACGGCACCGACGACTTCCCGTCGTTCTTCTCCCGCTGGTCGGGCTTCGCAGCGCCGATGCGCCTCGACTCCCCCGCCGACGTCGCCGCGCTGATGCGCGCCAAGTGGGACCTCGGGCTGGCCGGCGGAGTCGTCGTCGCCAACCCGATCCCGGAGGAGTCGGAGATCCCGGCCGAGGACATCGGCGCGATCATCGACCGCGCGCTCGCCGACATGGACGCCCTCGGCATTCGCGGCAAGGACGCGACCCCCTACCTCCTGGGGAGGATCGTCGAGATCACCGAGGGCAGCTCGCTGACGGCCAACATCGCGCTCGTGGAGCACAACGCGCGCCTCGGCGCGGCGATCGCGCGGGAGTACGCGGCTGGTTGA
- a CDS encoding helix-turn-helix domain-containing protein: MRIGLIAIDGCFGSAVASVIDIVRVADGARGDIDPRIDPIELAILGPKRRVTTTASMTLSVDHPLSASGEFDVVVVPALGTLTAAATNDALQSRDARSVIASLGRLDDATTRIAAACTGVFAVAETGRMHHRRATTSWFLGPEFLKRYPTVALDLDTMVVVDGNLVTAGAAFAHIDLALSLVRSISPDLAQHVAKLLLIDERPSQAAFVAYEHLRHDDPIVVEFERFVRARLDEPFNVAFVAQSLGTSRRTLERRVRAALNLTPLGFVQRLRIERARHLSATTDLTSAEIALRVGYANAETLRSLLRRERRRS, translated from the coding sequence ATGCGTATCGGACTGATCGCGATCGACGGCTGCTTCGGTTCGGCTGTCGCGTCGGTCATCGACATCGTGCGGGTGGCCGACGGAGCCCGCGGCGATATCGACCCGCGGATCGACCCGATCGAACTCGCCATCCTCGGACCGAAACGGCGAGTGACCACGACGGCATCGATGACCCTGTCGGTTGACCACCCGCTGTCGGCGTCCGGAGAGTTCGACGTGGTCGTCGTCCCTGCGCTTGGAACCCTCACGGCCGCCGCTACCAACGACGCCCTCCAGAGCCGAGATGCTCGTTCGGTCATCGCCTCGCTCGGGCGCCTCGACGACGCGACCACCCGGATCGCCGCGGCGTGCACCGGCGTGTTCGCCGTCGCCGAGACCGGACGGATGCATCATCGGCGGGCGACGACCAGCTGGTTCCTGGGACCGGAGTTCCTGAAGCGCTATCCGACCGTCGCCCTCGATCTCGACACCATGGTCGTCGTGGACGGGAACCTCGTCACCGCCGGCGCCGCGTTCGCCCACATCGACCTCGCGCTCTCACTCGTGCGATCGATCAGCCCCGACCTGGCCCAACATGTCGCCAAGCTCCTCCTCATCGACGAGCGTCCGTCGCAGGCGGCCTTCGTCGCCTACGAACATCTCCGGCACGATGACCCGATCGTCGTCGAGTTCGAACGCTTCGTGCGCGCCCGCCTGGACGAACCGTTCAACGTCGCCTTCGTCGCGCAGTCGCTCGGCACCAGCCGGCGCACCCTCGAACGACGAGTCCGTGCGGCGCTCAACCTCACTCCGCTCGGCTTCGTCCAACGGCTTCGCATCGAACGAGCTCGGCACCTCTCAGCAACCACGGACCTCACCTCCGCCGAGATCGCGCTACGGGTCGGCTACGCGAACGCCGAGACTCTGCGCTCCCTCCTGCGCAGGGAGCGACGCCGTTCCTGA
- a CDS encoding glutaredoxin domain-containing protein, producing the protein MFARKPASVSAAEGARAADEGRVVVYWRKGCPFCKRLQLALGRRVRDVVWVDVWADDEASAYVRSVNGGDEVVPTVVIAGAPHTNPPPREVLAAL; encoded by the coding sequence GTGTTCGCCCGCAAGCCCGCCTCCGTGTCCGCCGCCGAGGGCGCCCGCGCGGCCGACGAGGGCCGCGTCGTCGTCTACTGGCGCAAGGGCTGCCCGTTCTGCAAGCGGCTCCAGCTCGCCCTGGGTCGCAGGGTGCGCGACGTGGTGTGGGTCGACGTGTGGGCCGACGACGAGGCCTCGGCCTACGTCAGGAGCGTGAACGGCGGCGACGAGGTCGTGCCGACCGTCGTCATCGCCGGCGCGCCGCACACGAACCCGCCGCCTCGAGAGGTGCTCGCCGCGCTCTGA
- a CDS encoding type II toxin-antitoxin system RelE/ParE family toxin: MTGRINYTPQAQQQLHALDAWITEKASPDVAERFVSAILDYIDGILVFPRAGRARDDVRPGMRTTTFKQRTLMAYEVDESSGGLVVNVLGVFHGGQDWEASLRHE; this comes from the coding sequence ATGACGGGCCGGATCAACTACACCCCTCAGGCCCAGCAGCAGCTGCACGCTCTCGACGCATGGATCACCGAGAAGGCGTCGCCGGACGTGGCAGAGCGCTTCGTCTCGGCGATCCTCGATTACATCGACGGCATCCTCGTCTTCCCTCGCGCTGGCCGAGCGCGCGACGACGTCAGACCGGGCATGCGGACGACCACCTTCAAGCAGCGCACGCTGATGGCCTACGAAGTCGACGAGTCCTCCGGTGGGCTCGTGGTGAACGTCCTCGGTGTGTTCCACGGCGGCCAGGATTGGGAGGCGTCGCTCCGCCACGAATGA
- a CDS encoding helix-turn-helix domain-containing protein, which produces MQELLGRIARLDPSASLGLRVIACFDELMVGNVNTRALLAAAASLSGCVAGFHSETPARTVRIDHRGHHADGVRPEVDPAFQQDVSDGLTVWLERNGARQPNDAIVLERLALAVRMRHGRGRESDHRRDLSLLLDPDVDVQARCVSAITLGLRPGTRYRVVCAPLFAVWPEHPQGPEDVVATRFGAIHALVLPASAHEVSAVPSGVGVATEVEDLHHSFRTALVALRLCDPPAVGSVLADDFGGLIGLLADAPDGSFQPDVALVDAVMAYAWGAETLASVVRSHSLRQAAREAGVHHSTMQSRLETVNATLGFDPFEGYGRTRLGTAYLVWRLRHSRVLDLPAPTATPEGSDGRFG; this is translated from the coding sequence GTGCAGGAGCTGCTCGGCCGCATTGCCCGGCTCGACCCGAGCGCGAGCCTCGGGCTGCGCGTCATCGCCTGCTTCGACGAGCTCATGGTCGGCAACGTCAACACGCGCGCGCTGCTTGCCGCTGCCGCATCGCTCTCTGGCTGCGTCGCTGGCTTCCACTCCGAGACGCCGGCCCGGACCGTGCGCATCGATCACCGCGGCCATCACGCGGACGGCGTACGACCGGAGGTGGACCCGGCCTTCCAGCAGGATGTGAGCGACGGACTGACAGTGTGGTTGGAGCGGAACGGGGCGCGGCAGCCCAACGACGCCATCGTGCTGGAGCGACTCGCCCTGGCGGTTCGCATGCGGCACGGCCGCGGGCGTGAGAGCGACCACCGCCGCGACCTGAGCCTGCTGCTCGATCCCGACGTGGACGTTCAGGCCCGCTGCGTCTCGGCGATCACCCTCGGACTGCGTCCGGGGACGCGCTACCGAGTGGTCTGTGCGCCGCTCTTCGCCGTGTGGCCCGAGCACCCGCAGGGCCCCGAGGACGTCGTTGCAACGCGTTTCGGTGCAATCCACGCGCTGGTCCTACCGGCCAGTGCACACGAGGTGAGCGCTGTACCCAGCGGGGTCGGGGTGGCCACCGAGGTGGAGGACCTTCACCACTCCTTCCGCACAGCTCTCGTCGCGCTGCGGCTGTGCGATCCGCCGGCGGTCGGGTCGGTCCTGGCCGACGACTTCGGCGGACTGATCGGGCTGCTCGCCGACGCGCCGGACGGCTCCTTCCAGCCCGACGTCGCGCTGGTCGACGCGGTGATGGCCTATGCGTGGGGCGCGGAGACCTTGGCTTCGGTCGTCCGGTCGCACTCGTTGCGGCAGGCAGCTCGCGAAGCCGGCGTGCACCACAGCACGATGCAGTCGCGCCTCGAGACCGTGAACGCGACCCTCGGGTTCGACCCATTCGAGGGCTACGGGCGCACACGCCTTGGAACGGCGTACCTCGTCTGGCGCCTGCGCCACTCGCGCGTCTTGGACCTACCCGCGCCCACCGCCACACCTGAGGGTTCTGACGGTCGGTTCGGCTAG
- a CDS encoding GNAT family protein has product MSPLDVPLPIATERLLLRAHGPDDLDDLLAFHSDPDVVRFVPWPVRDRVATGETLAVKLDQAELREPGQWLVLAVEQRETGRVIGEVLLKWASERQGELGFAFAHDVHGQGYAAEAATAVLDLAFDGLGFHRVSAVVIEGNDASARLLGRLGFRQEARHVDGAHFKGVWATQLVFALLEDDWREPSAVG; this is encoded by the coding sequence GTGAGCCCGCTCGACGTGCCGCTGCCCATCGCGACCGAGCGGCTGCTCCTGCGAGCGCACGGTCCGGACGACCTCGATGACCTCCTGGCCTTCCACAGCGATCCGGACGTGGTCCGATTCGTCCCCTGGCCGGTGCGCGACCGCGTGGCCACCGGCGAGACGCTGGCGGTCAAGCTCGACCAGGCCGAGCTGCGCGAGCCCGGGCAGTGGCTGGTGCTGGCCGTCGAGCAGCGCGAGACCGGCCGCGTCATCGGCGAGGTGCTGCTGAAGTGGGCCTCCGAGCGCCAGGGCGAGCTGGGCTTCGCCTTCGCCCACGACGTCCACGGGCAGGGGTACGCCGCCGAGGCCGCGACCGCGGTGCTCGACCTCGCCTTCGACGGGCTGGGGTTCCACCGCGTCAGCGCCGTCGTCATCGAGGGCAACGACGCGTCCGCCCGTCTGCTCGGTCGCCTCGGGTTCCGCCAGGAGGCGCGCCACGTCGACGGCGCGCACTTCAAGGGCGTCTGGGCCACCCAGCTGGTGTTCGCCCTCCTGGAGGACGACTGGCGCGAGCCCTCAGCCGTCGGCTGA
- a CDS encoding alpha/beta hydrolase, with product MTAEVQPVARPPFDAELRAGLTVVGGMFPPTITPDLIDFMRTSYAAPPIDDLLLAKGIVCTDDVVVAPDGHEVAVSVLRPKDAPGERPGVVYAHSGGLMFGDRFSGIDLVLDWVSDFGAVLVTVEYRLAPEHRHPYPFDDMYTALEAAASRAGDWGLRRDRLVVAGASAGGGLAAGLALAARDRDGPALRGQVLDYPMLDDRGTTASTHQFDGIGVWDRVSNETGWTALLGDARGTEAVSEYAAPARARDLSGLPPAFIDVGAAEIFRDEAIAYADGIWRAGGDAELHVWSGAFHACDIFAAHTSVGRAMIRARNDWVERIIAD from the coding sequence GTGACAGCCGAGGTGCAGCCCGTCGCGCGCCCGCCGTTCGACGCCGAGCTGCGGGCCGGCCTGACGGTGGTCGGCGGCATGTTCCCGCCGACGATCACGCCCGACCTCATTGATTTCATGCGTACGTCCTACGCGGCGCCGCCGATCGATGACCTCCTCCTTGCCAAGGGCATCGTCTGCACCGACGACGTGGTCGTCGCTCCGGACGGGCATGAGGTCGCCGTGTCGGTGCTGCGTCCCAAGGATGCGCCTGGTGAGCGCCCGGGCGTGGTGTATGCGCACTCGGGCGGGCTGATGTTCGGCGACCGCTTCAGCGGGATCGACCTGGTCCTCGACTGGGTGTCCGACTTCGGCGCGGTCCTCGTGACAGTGGAGTATCGCTTGGCACCCGAGCACCGGCACCCGTACCCCTTCGACGACATGTACACCGCGCTCGAGGCCGCTGCCTCGCGTGCAGGGGATTGGGGCCTGCGGCGTGACCGCCTCGTGGTCGCAGGAGCGAGCGCCGGAGGTGGGCTCGCAGCAGGCCTTGCGCTCGCAGCCCGCGACCGGGACGGACCGGCGCTACGGGGTCAGGTACTCGACTACCCGATGCTCGACGACCGCGGCACCACGGCCTCGACCCACCAGTTCGACGGCATCGGCGTGTGGGACCGCGTCAGCAACGAGACCGGCTGGACCGCTCTGCTCGGCGACGCCCGCGGCACCGAGGCGGTGTCAGAATACGCCGCCCCCGCCCGCGCAAGGGACCTCTCGGGCCTGCCTCCGGCGTTCATCGACGTGGGTGCCGCCGAGATCTTCCGCGACGAGGCGATCGCCTACGCAGACGGGATCTGGCGTGCGGGCGGTGACGCGGAGCTGCACGTGTGGTCGGGGGCCTTCCACGCATGCGACATCTTTGCCGCCCATACCTCCGTCGGCCGCGCCATGATCCGGGCTAGGAACGACTGGGTCGAGCGGATCATCGCCGACTGA
- a CDS encoding Txe/YoeB family addiction module toxin, translated as MLLVWDENARQDYLWWQAQDRKVLKRINTLLADIQRNGNQGIGKPEPLKHDFAGYWSRRITDEHRLVYKIADQEVRIAACRYHYG; from the coding sequence GTGCTGCTCGTCTGGGACGAGAACGCCCGGCAGGACTACCTGTGGTGGCAGGCACAGGATCGCAAGGTCCTCAAACGGATCAACACCCTCCTCGCAGACATCCAGCGCAACGGCAACCAGGGCATCGGCAAGCCGGAGCCGCTCAAGCACGATTTCGCCGGCTACTGGTCGCGACGCATAACCGATGAACACCGTCTGGTGTACAAGATCGCGGATCAGGAAGTGCGCATAGCCGCGTGTCGCTACCACTATGGATAG
- a CDS encoding antibiotic biosynthesis monooxygenase codes for MSTPASLPYAFVAKIVAADGQHDALADLLAGAVALANEEVGTIVWFAARTHADTFWIFDAFPDEAARDAHANGAIVAALMANQHLLGAAPEILAADVLASKLP; via the coding sequence ATGTCCACACCCGCATCACTTCCGTATGCCTTCGTCGCCAAGATCGTCGCGGCCGATGGACAGCACGACGCGCTCGCCGATCTGCTCGCCGGCGCTGTCGCACTCGCCAACGAAGAAGTGGGAACGATTGTCTGGTTCGCGGCTAGAACCCACGCCGACACCTTTTGGATCTTCGATGCATTCCCCGACGAGGCCGCTCGCGACGCCCACGCCAACGGCGCCATCGTCGCAGCCCTGATGGCCAACCAGCACCTCCTCGGCGCAGCACCCGAGATCCTGGCGGCCGACGTCCTCGCGTCCAAGCTCCCGTAG
- a CDS encoding VOC family protein, with product MASRLTEISLDCHDPDRLADFWTAALDWVVLDREPGLVEIGPARASDQALLDAVRTGPVPPTMFLAAVAEDKVAKNRMHLDLSPVDRSRDEEVERLLALGATHADVGQTGEESWVVLADPEGNEFCVLRSLAPGHFAL from the coding sequence ATGGCCTCCCGACTGACCGAGATCTCCCTCGACTGCCACGACCCCGACCGGCTCGCCGACTTCTGGACCGCGGCCCTCGACTGGGTGGTGCTCGACCGGGAGCCCGGGCTGGTGGAGATCGGTCCGGCGCGCGCGAGCGACCAGGCCCTGCTCGACGCCGTACGCACCGGGCCGGTGCCGCCGACGATGTTCCTGGCCGCGGTCGCCGAGGACAAGGTGGCGAAGAACCGGATGCACCTCGACCTCTCCCCCGTCGACCGCTCGCGCGACGAGGAGGTCGAGCGGCTGCTGGCGCTGGGCGCCACCCACGCCGACGTCGGGCAGACGGGCGAGGAGTCGTGGGTGGTGCTGGCCGACCCGGAGGGCAACGAGTTCTGCGTGCTGCGCAGCCTGGCGCCGGGGCACTTCGCCCTGTGA
- a CDS encoding carbohydrate kinase family protein has product MKQWVVVVGGTNMDVVARTSAPLVPATSNPGRTRISPGGVGRNIAACLGLLGAPVRLVSAVGDDTFGDEALRVTAACGADVAAVRRAPGATGTYTAVLDDRGELVAAVSDMAVVDELVLETVHLTDAALVVLDGNLAHGQATRVVAAAAQAGVPLAFEPVSVAKAARLADLVHDLFLVTPNTDELAALTGRAATDWRDSVADLHARGVEHVWVRHGADGSWMCSRGNDPVHLPAAPAEVVDVTGAGDAMLAAWVAAWLRGDDPVEAARDGHRAAAATIESPHTVRPDLAEAMHHLTREHR; this is encoded by the coding sequence GTGAAGCAGTGGGTGGTGGTCGTCGGCGGCACCAACATGGACGTCGTCGCGCGCACGTCCGCCCCGCTCGTCCCCGCGACCAGCAACCCGGGCCGCACCCGCATCTCCCCCGGCGGGGTCGGGCGCAACATCGCCGCCTGCCTCGGCCTGCTCGGCGCGCCGGTGCGACTGGTGTCGGCGGTCGGCGACGACACCTTCGGCGACGAGGCGCTGCGGGTCACCGCGGCGTGCGGCGCGGACGTGGCGGCCGTACGCCGGGCACCGGGCGCGACCGGCACCTACACCGCGGTCCTCGACGACCGCGGCGAGCTGGTGGCCGCGGTGTCCGACATGGCGGTGGTCGACGAGCTGGTCCTCGAGACCGTGCACCTCACCGACGCGGCGCTCGTCGTCCTCGACGGCAACCTCGCGCACGGCCAGGCCACGCGCGTGGTCGCGGCCGCCGCGCAGGCAGGGGTGCCGCTGGCCTTCGAGCCGGTCTCGGTGGCGAAGGCCGCCCGGCTGGCCGACCTGGTGCACGACCTCTTCCTCGTCACGCCGAACACCGACGAGCTCGCGGCGCTGACCGGCCGCGCCGCGACCGACTGGCGCGACTCGGTCGCCGACCTCCACGCCCGCGGCGTCGAGCACGTGTGGGTCCGCCACGGGGCCGACGGCTCGTGGATGTGCAGCCGCGGGAACGACCCGGTGCACCTGCCCGCCGCCCCGGCCGAGGTCGTCGACGTCACCGGCGCCGGTGATGCGATGCTCGCCGCCTGGGTCGCGGCCTGGCTGCGTGGCGACGACCCCGTCGAGGCGGCACGCGACGGCCACCGGGCCGCAGCCGCGACCATCGAGAGCCCCCACACCGTCCGGCCGGACCTGGCCGAGGCCATGCACCACCTCACGAGGGAGCACCGTTGA